The proteins below are encoded in one region of Lactuca sativa cultivar Salinas chromosome 3, Lsat_Salinas_v11, whole genome shotgun sequence:
- the LOC111888389 gene encoding glutathione S-transferase U17 codes for MKHHSEMSEIKLLGTAASPFVNRVQFVLNLKSIEYEFIDENLTCKSELLLTSNPVLKKVPVLLHANKPPICESLIIIEYLDEIEPNIHKILPTDPSDRAHNRFWAHYIDNKFTPLYLELRQAQGKDVKEAVKHKIIKGSQLLEEAFVKFSKGKGYFGGQDIGYLDVVLGSFLGLTNIIEKDNEFKVFDEVRTPKLAEWEKRIWLHEAIKGDIPGEETLMNLMLLKCKSS; via the exons ATGAAACATCACTCCGAAATGAGTGAAATAAAGCTTCTTGGGACAGCTGCAAGTCCATTTGTGAATCGAGTTCAGTTCGTCCTCAACCTTAAGTCCATCGAATACGAGTTTATTGATGAGAATCTAACTTGCAAAAGTGAGCTCCTATTGACATCGAACCCAGTGCTTAAGAAAGTACCCGTTCTTTTGCATGCAAACAAACCACCCATTTGTGAGTCTCTTATCATAATCGAGTATCTAGATGAAATCGAACCCAATATCCACAAAATTCTCCCAACAGACCCTTCAGATCGAGCACATAACCGGTTTTGGGCCCACTACATTGATAACAAG TTTACACCATTGTATCTTGAATTGAGACAAGCACAAGGGAAAGATGTAAAAGAAGCAGTAAAACATAAGATTATCAAAGGATCACAACTATTGGAAGAAGCATTTGTGAAATTTAGCAAGGGCAAGGGTTATTTTGGTGGGCAAGACATAGGGTATTTAGATGTTGTTCTTGGATCTTTTCTGGGTTTAACAAACATTATTGAGAAAGATAATGAATTCAAGGTGTTTGATGAAGTTAGAACTCCAAAACTTGCAGAATGGGAAAAACGTATATGGTTACATGAAGCCATTAAGGGTGACATCCCTGGGGAAGAAACACTCATGAACCTGATGCTTTTAAAATGTAAATCATCATGA